TGGGATAGGGGTGATTGAGTTAGTATTTCTTATAATCTCTTTGGTGGACGATTATAAAGGAAGGAGAAAGGCAAAATTATAGCAAAAGAATTATGTATACAAAGAAAAAATTATGTAAAATTGATATTATAAAAAGGAGGTATAAAGGAATGAAGAAACTATCTTTGGTAGTAGTTGGGTTTGTTTTGGCAACAAGCCTTTGGGCAAAGGAAAAAGGAGAGACATCTTGTTCTTTCCTTAAGCTTACAGGAGGAGCAAGAGCGGCTGGAATGGGTGATTGCTACATTGGTTTATCCGATGATGTATCTGCCTGCTATTTCAATCCAGCAGGTCTTGCCCAGCTTGATGAAACAAGAAGGGAGGGGCTATTTATGCTCTTAAGACCAATGACAGGTGTAGAGAGCCTTATTATGTCATTTGGTGCCATCGCTATTCCGGTGGTTCCTTATGGTGTATTTGGTGGTGCATTTACATACTATGGCTATGGTGAGATGGATAAACATACCAATGATGATGGCACCCCTGATGGAAAATGGTCTGCCTATGATTTTGCTCTATCAACCTCATTTGCAAAATGGGTAAAACCAAATATAATGTCTCTTGGAGGCTCTCTTAAGGTTGTAAATGGAAAGATAGATGATGAAAGTGCGATTGCCTTTACAGTTGACCTTGGAGGGCTTTACAAGACACCAAAGAAGGGCTTAAATGTTGGATGTGCGATTAAAAACCTTGGTTCAAATATGAAATACGATGAAGATGGCTTTAGCCTTCCCCTTTCATTAAAAGCAGGTGTATCCTATAGCCTTCCAAAGAACCTTCTTATTCTTTCTGATTTGACAATTCCCAATGACAATGACCCATATCTTGGTCTTGGTGCTGAATATTCTCTAAAGGAGATGTTTTTTATAAGGGCTGGCTATAAGACAGGGCCTGAGGATGAAGGAAAGGGTTTTACAATTGGGCTTGGAACAAAATATTTATCTTACAACTTTGACTATGCATATCAGCCCTTTGGAAAGCTCGGTGATAGCCACAGGCTTTCTGTTAAAGCAACATTTTAATGAAAAAAAAGATTCTTGTAGCAGAGGACGAAGATGACATAAGGTTATTCTTAAAGCTTATCCTTGAATTGGCTGATTTTGAGGTAATTTTAGCGAATGATGGAGAATCGTGTATTAGGACATTCGAAGAAGAAAAGCCAGAGCTAGTAATCTGCGATGTAAAAATGCCAAAATTAAGTGGGTTGGAGATTTATGAAAGGCTAAAGGATAAGACAAAATTTATAATTGTCTCTGGAATAGTAAATGAAAATGATGTTCCAAAGGAGCTTGTTGAGACAAAGAGATTCTTTTTAAAGCCTTTTGATCCAAAGGGATTTACAAATAGAATAGAGGAAATACTTAAAAATGGTTGAGGTGTCTGTCTCTGGTATAGCATTAGACAACATAACCAATATGCCTATTATTATCCTAAGGGATAAAGACGAAAGAGAGCTTCCTATATGGGTTGGTCTACTTGAAGCACAATCAATACTTCTTGCATTAGAGGGAATAATGACACCAAGACCAATGACGCATGACCTCCTTAAGGATATCCTTATAAACCTTGGTGGAGAGCTTAATCGTGTAATAATCACCCATATTTTAGATAATACATACCATGCAAAGCTTATTGTTTCCAAGAATGGAGGTTTTATAGAGATTGATTCAAGGCCATCAGATGGAATAGCCCTGGCTTTGCGGACAAATTCTCCTATATTTGTAGATAAATCTATAAAGTTTATAAATTCTTTTGAGCAAACACCTATTAGCGATGAGGAGGTTTTAAGGTTTAAAGAAGAGCTTAGAAACCTAAATCCCTCTGATTTTTTATGAGGCTTTCTAAAATAGGCGAATTTGGCCTCATTAAAAACCTTAAAAAAACCCTTCCAATAGGCGATGATGCCTATATTGTTCCACAAAAAGAGAAAAACCTACTTTTTTGTTGTGATACATCTATAGAAGGAACGCATTTTAGCCTGGATTTTTCATCATTTTACGAAATAGGCTATAGGGCTTGTGCATCTTCTATTTCAGATATTGCTGCAATGGGAGGAATTCCCTTTTATGCCTTAATAGCATTAGGAGTCCCAAGGGATTATGAGCTTTCTGCAATTTTTAAGATTTATTCTGGAATGAAAGATATAGCAGCAGGGTTTGATATGAAAATAGTAGGTGGCGATACAATAGAATCTGAGAAACTTATTATTACAGTAAGTATTTTGGGAAGTGCAGAAAAACCCATTACAAGGGTTGGTTCAAAACCAGGCGACCTAATAGGTGTAACCGGAAGGCTTGGTGGTGCAAAAAAAGGTCTACAGATATTAAAGGAAGGGCTGCAAGGGTTTGAAAATCTAAAAAAACGCTATCTTCTACCAAGCCCAAGGATAAAAGAGGGTTTAATTTTAAAGGATTTTGCAACATCAATGATTGATATATCTGATGGCTTAATGATGGATTTATACCATCTTTCTACATCAAGCAACAATGGAATGTCTATTAAAAAGAGGCTCATTCCCATTGAGGATGGAGCAGATTTTTCCGATTGTTTTTATAGTGATGATTATGAGCTTTTAGCAACATTTCCGACCAAAACGACTATCCCTTCCTTTATAACAATAATTGGTGAGGTTATAAGCAAAAAAGGGGTATTCCTTGATGGAGAAAGAATTGAGACAAAGGGCTATGAGCATTTTAGAGAGATTTGAGATAATAACAAGCTCTCCTTCGCAAACAAAAGATTTGGGAGAAAGGCTCTCTCTTCTTCTTACAAAAGGGGATATAGTCTCTTTAATTGGTGAGCTTGGTTCTGGGAAGACAACATTTATCCAGGGGATAGCAAAAGGGCTTTCTATAAAGGAACCTGTTAATTCTCCAAGCTTTTCTTTATTAAATATTTATAAAGGAACAATCCCCCTTTACCATTTTGACCTCTATAGGATAGCCGAAAATGAGGATATAGGCTTTGATGATTTTTTATTTTCAAATGGTATATCTGTAATTGAATGGGGAGAAAAGGCATCTAATTTTCTTCCTTTCCAATACCTTAAGATAAGTATAAGCCATATAGTGGAAGAGCAGAAGAGCAGAAGAGCGGAAGAGCGGAAGAAAGATACAAACAAGCGTAGAATATTA
The genomic region above belongs to bacterium and contains:
- the thiL gene encoding thiamine-phosphate kinase, translated to MRLSKIGEFGLIKNLKKTLPIGDDAYIVPQKEKNLLFCCDTSIEGTHFSLDFSSFYEIGYRACASSISDIAAMGGIPFYALIALGVPRDYELSAIFKIYSGMKDIAAGFDMKIVGGDTIESEKLIITVSILGSAEKPITRVGSKPGDLIGVTGRLGGAKKGLQILKEGLQGFENLKKRYLLPSPRIKEGLILKDFATSMIDISDGLMMDLYHLSTSSNNGMSIKKRLIPIEDGADFSDCFYSDDYELLATFPTKTTIPSFITIIGEVISKKGVFLDGERIETKGYEHFREI
- a CDS encoding PorV/PorQ family protein, with translation MKKLSLVVVGFVLATSLWAKEKGETSCSFLKLTGGARAAGMGDCYIGLSDDVSACYFNPAGLAQLDETRREGLFMLLRPMTGVESLIMSFGAIAIPVVPYGVFGGAFTYYGYGEMDKHTNDDGTPDGKWSAYDFALSTSFAKWVKPNIMSLGGSLKVVNGKIDDESAIAFTVDLGGLYKTPKKGLNVGCAIKNLGSNMKYDEDGFSLPLSLKAGVSYSLPKNLLILSDLTIPNDNDPYLGLGAEYSLKEMFFIRAGYKTGPEDEGKGFTIGLGTKYLSYNFDYAYQPFGKLGDSHRLSVKATF
- the tsaE gene encoding tRNA (adenosine(37)-N6)-threonylcarbamoyltransferase complex ATPase subunit type 1 TsaE, with product MEKELRQRAMSILERFEIITSSPSQTKDLGERLSLLLTKGDIVSLIGELGSGKTTFIQGIAKGLSIKEPVNSPSFSLLNIYKGTIPLYHFDLYRIAENEDIGFDDFLFSNGISVIEWGEKASNFLPFQYLKISISHIVEEQKSRRAEERKKDTNKRRILFLPKGKHFIELVKNIRG
- a CDS encoding response regulator, whose protein sequence is MKKKILVAEDEDDIRLFLKLILELADFEVILANDGESCIRTFEEEKPELVICDVKMPKLSGLEIYERLKDKTKFIIVSGIVNENDVPKELVETKRFFLKPFDPKGFTNRIEEILKNG
- a CDS encoding bifunctional nuclease family protein, encoding MVEVSVSGIALDNITNMPIIILRDKDERELPIWVGLLEAQSILLALEGIMTPRPMTHDLLKDILINLGGELNRVIITHILDNTYHAKLIVSKNGGFIEIDSRPSDGIALALRTNSPIFVDKSIKFINSFEQTPISDEEVLRFKEELRNLNPSDFL